One Bemisia tabaci chromosome 4, PGI_BMITA_v3 genomic window, TCTGTCGAGAAGCTGTCGACAAAGGGAAGGTAAGTCAGATTATCTGTACAACCCGGGTAGATTCTGTATGAAACCCCAACTGTATTGAGCATTTCAAGAATGCAAAtaatttgatagaaaaaaaaaagaaaaaattcatacctTTGGTTCAAAATGACAAATGTCATTCAGTAGAACCGGTTTTCTTGGCTTTCCCTATTTACATATCCAATCTTTTCAAACTTGGCTTTGGCAAAAGACAGTATTTATTTGTTGGTTCTTTACTTATTGCTTATTAAAAGCACTCCCGATATTATTACAAGTATTTATGAGATTAATACATGCAATATGAAAGGTCACACTTAAAAGACTTAAGAGGAAAGAAAGATCATTGAGATGAGTCTAACAAGAAAAGTGGTGtatatatcgatggtgtaagtcggcaatcacataactcgttttgTGATGTCACAGAGTTCCtatcatacttgatttttcaaatggaaaactactcaacagcaattctttaaaactgccatgatttttcctctctgtgcgaagaaaattctgcaaaaacttcaaggaatgatgtcaatttgttctccttcataAAAATAccttagaggcggagattttcagacaccgcaaacgagatatgtgattgcaaaCTTATGCCTTGGATATGTTGCTTCttcctctctattttttaataGTGTGTTAATAATTTCTGTAAGATTCtatttcaataatatttttatttttgttttcaggaaAGAGCAAGGTAGCAAGATCAGCGCTAGTCCAAAATTTGATTCCCTGTCTCCAAATCGTAAAAATTCAGTGCAGAGCGTGTCATCTTATGACAGCCATGAGTCAGCACCGTCCTATTCTCCATCCTTTGAGTGCAGAGATATTCTGAGAACCAAAAATTCAGTTACCAGCTCAAGAAGTCATTTATCTGAACATTATGATGGCGTTTCGGTCGGCAGTATTCAGGAATCACTCAAAAGTAACTTCAGTGATAAGTATAGTCTCCAAGTAGATCTTGTAGACAACGATGAAATTTGTAGAATCACCATGGAAGAGGCCAGTTTCACGCCTACGAATTgtaaagaaaatcctcaaacaGATGATATGTGCTCTAAGAAAATGTTTAGTACTTCATCTGCAAATGAAGATAGTAATCCAAAGGATTTTGATGAATCTGTAAGTAGATATTCAGAAGGCAAGGGAAACATTGCCTCCCAAATTATTTCATGTGCCAATCATTACAATGATAGTTGCAATGTACAAGAGAGTTCTTCTCTCAATGAAGTAGAAAACGCTGCCAGCAAATTTAGAAaggattcattaaaaaatttctcagtaGCAGTTGACCAGAGTGAGTCAAGCACTAAAACGAACGCCATAAACAGCGGTATAACTACCCTTTCCATAGTCAAAGATGTCTCTTGTTGCACCAAAGCTAGCACTGATCTCGACCAAGAGTGTAAATGTGAAGGATCTCATGTATGTGCCACAAAAGAAGTAGCAGATAGTGCTCGAGAGGAACTCAGTACAATATCAAAGGACTCTTTATTAAATTTAGATTCTAGTcataaaaaattagataaacctgaattttcaggagctcCCCTGTGCAATAAAGATGGTGCCAAGGTTAGCTCTTCATTACTTTTGGAGAGTAACGTCTCCAGTGGAAATGATAAATCTGGGCATATTTCATTAGATGACAGCAATAAAGATGTTACaagcataaaaaattctccttcaaaatcgagtgctttcagtttttcatcaagCAGTGATTTTACCAATGCAACAAGCATTGACTCAACCAATGATTCAGCAGAGAAGGAAGTCAGTCCCCCAAAGTCACCCTCTGATTGCAGCGATTCGAACAGTTGTGAATCCAGCGCACCATTGTGGACTTACTCCTCTGAGTACTTGAACAGAAGACGTTACTTGCCAGAGAGTAATTCGGCATCTCCTGCAACTATACGGCAAATTCAACGtagttgtcaaaaattttctgtaGATTTAGGTAAGTCCTTACTGTTTGAATCACCCTATACTACGGCACAATACACTCTGTTGCTATATCATAAAGGGTATTCAGGTCCTGAAAAagttggggcattttacaataGGTATggaaatatgtttttaaaatttgcatctTTCTACAAAGGCCCAGTGTTTTAAGCGGAGTGCTGGGTGAGTGCTTGTtagcaaaattcaaaagaatcaaTTAAAATCCAAGCTATCCTCCTTCTTCTTGATAAATGTTCAGAAATTAACAGCTGATCTTCACATTTGTTTATTTAAAGAACTGATTTCTAAACAAGAACTCTCCaggttcattgattttcatcaacatttgagaaATCTGTTCGCAGAACAGTGGcattttttcaagatattaACCCGAGACTTCCTCTATTTTCATCCATATTTGATGAACAACTCCAGATAAGGCAGCTTGCCTTCCTACACATTGattattttacttacatttaaatGGCTAAACTCATTAATGCCCACTTGCAAGAATTACCTCTGTCGTagtaaaatcaattaaattctTAATCATAAAATGAAATACTTAGTTCAATGCTGATTGGTACCTTGACTGACTTAGCAATTTAACCTTGGTGGTCATAAAGAAGTCCAGGAGATAACAGGAAATGATTcagaatttgtaaaaaaaaaactccggtgcACTGATGAGACCCAACTTAGACTTTTTTCTAAAGGGCTCAATAAATGTTTTGAGAGAAGTGCACTGCATGCTACTCTGTCATTCTGAAGAGGTGTGAAAATATAAAGGAATAGAAAAACCAAAAACGAAATTTATTTACATGAGCATCTACATGCATGAGCTCAGCAAAATAGTGCTGTTTGAAGTAGGTATTCATCCAgctgcaagttttttttttttctttttttttttttttctttactttagTCAGATGCTGACATTTGGAACTATGTTATAACTTATGGTCCAACAAACTGCCTATCTCTTAATCTACTTTTGTTACAGGTGAAATGCGATCTCTGAGGTTGTTCTTCAGCAACGGTGATACATCCTCTGGTCAGTTAGTAATTGCCTCAAGAGAAAGTCAGtacaaaattctgcattttcatCATGGAGGCTTGGATAGATTGGCTCAAATTCTGCAGGAATGGAACCGATTATCCAACTTTGATCCCAGCAGCGTTAACAGTTCAGAAGATGTCCCCTACCGTCATTTTATGATTTGTCGTCCTGAGGTAAACAAAGACGATCTCCATCCAGAAGAAGGTAAAGTTCCGATTTTAACAGAAGAGCTGTGGTGCAACTTACTCAATGAAGTCGGACAACTGGAAGATCCATTATTCCTGCGAAAGTCTGTTTTCTTCAACGGTCTCCCTCAAAATCTGCGACGAACGGTCTGGCCGTTTTTACTCCAGATCTACCCGTATAGCTCCACGTTCGCAGACCGAGAAGCAATCGTGCAGATACGGAAATTAGAGTACCAAGAAATCATCCATCGTAGATCAAAGCTCAGCGGAGTCAACAAAGAGAACTTCATGCGGAATGTTCAGTCAGTCATTGAGAAAGATGTCGTTAGGACAGATCGTAACAACCCCTTTTATGCCGGGGATACTAATCCCAATTTGGAAACTATGAAGAATATTTTATTAAACTATGCAGTTTATGATTCATCTCTAGGTTACCTACAAGGGATGTCTGATTTATTGGCCCctcttttggcagaaatacgagATGAAAGCGAGTCATTTTGGTGCTTTTGTGGTTTGATGCAACGAAGACTTTTTGTTTGCACTCCAACAGACGCTGATATGGAGaaaaatttggtgagttttgcatctatttaagttttttaaaaaaatatgaatcagGTTGAATTTAATGGAGTTTTTTCTCACCTTCgttgaaaaaatttacagatttgGGGAATGATTcagcttttttatttcagctccataggggtttttttttggggggggggatgatATTGCTTCCTAATATGCACATATTTAAATTTAGAGCGAAAAAAAGGGTCATCAATATCTTACCTCGTACTGCTGGCCAAAAAGAGAGTTGAAAAAGACATCAAATACTACATCGTTTTCTTAAATTTGCAATGTGTCAAAACAAACTTTGTTTTGAGGGAGGATTCGTGGCGCATTTTTACTTCTCCTCTGTTTTGTTTGATGATTATTGTGGGTACGTagtctcttttttcttcttctcctttaaaaaaagaaagaaattgtaAA contains:
- the TBC1D16 gene encoding uncharacterized protein TBC1D16, with the protein product MPLIDIFKRASKLVLNLQHADAVTSYEEGEVVFCKNNVCVHPPTILRQETEIIHHPGYLTISCQRINKYSELDNCNDTTLILTWIPNATLRKCPSSVEKLSTKGRKEQGSKISASPKFDSLSPNRKNSVQSVSSYDSHESAPSYSPSFECRDILRTKNSVTSSRSHLSEHYDGVSVGSIQESLKSNFSDKYSLQVDLVDNDEICRITMEEASFTPTNCKENPQTDDMCSKKMFSTSSANEDSNPKDFDESVSRYSEGKGNIASQIISCANHYNDSCNVQESSSLNEVENAASKFRKDSLKNFSVAVDQSESSTKTNAINSGITTLSIVKDVSCCTKASTDLDQECKCEGSHVCATKEVADSAREELSTISKDSLLNLDSSHKKLDKPEFSGAPLCNKDGAKVSSSLLLESNVSSGNDKSGHISLDDSNKDVTSIKNSPSKSSAFSFSSSSDFTNATSIDSTNDSAEKEVSPPKSPSDCSDSNSCESSAPLWTYSSEYLNRRRYLPESNSASPATIRQIQRSCQKFSVDLGEMRSLRLFFSNGDTSSGQLVIASRESQYKILHFHHGGLDRLAQILQEWNRLSNFDPSSVNSSEDVPYRHFMICRPEVNKDDLHPEEGKVPILTEELWCNLLNEVGQLEDPLFLRKSVFFNGLPQNLRRTVWPFLLQIYPYSSTFADREAIVQIRKLEYQEIIHRRSKLSGVNKENFMRNVQSVIEKDVVRTDRNNPFYAGDTNPNLETMKNILLNYAVYDSSLGYLQGMSDLLAPLLAEIRDESESFWCFCGLMQRRLFVCTPTDADMEKNLRHLRELIRIMVPAFYSHLLKHEDAMELLFCHRWILLCFKREFPESIVFQIWEACWSNYLIDYFHLFICLAIVAAYSPDVIAQDLRTDEMLLHFSSLSMYMDGVLILKKARWLLYRFRQLLVIPCSLAMLCQYSGPGMWDNSHTPSVKCLDDPTYCPETPCPYRGCFGPDS